In a genomic window of Thermomicrobiales bacterium:
- a CDS encoding M3 family oligoendopeptidase — MTTQLPHWDMSVVYPDLQSPEFEAGFQSLVERTDALTALFDTHGVGAQPAATAPDDTVAAVEAVVTALNDLVDFASTLGAYVHAFVTTDTRDAVAQGANSRLEQQYTRLSLLETRFTAWIGALDVDALIAGSTIAADHAFALRQIARSAQHQMSPDEESLAAELSLSGSAAWTKLQGNVSSQVLVPIERDGETVELPMSAVRNLAYDADRDVRRSAYEAELAAWRRVDVPIAGALNAIKWEYATLAKRRGWSPPLAVSLFDSHIDQQTLDAMMTAAREAFPDFRRYLHDKAHLLGLERLAWYDLFAPVGASSRTWNWDAATAFVVERFAGFSPRMGALAERAFSERWIDAEPRVGKRDGAYCMPLRRDESRVFANFQPSFSGMSTLAHELGHAYHNLNLAGRTALQREMPMTLAETASIFCETVIRDAVLAESDRAEQLAIIEASLQGNCQIVVDITSRFLFEQAVFDGRVERELSVAELCDAMTTAQRETYGDGLDDVALHPYMWAAKPHYYSGGRAFYNYPYMFGLLFGLGLYARYRQDPAGFPERYDALLSSTGLADAATLAAQFGIDLHAVDFWRASLDIIRGDIERFAELVG; from the coding sequence ATGACAACGCAGCTACCGCATTGGGACATGTCCGTCGTCTATCCAGATCTGCAATCTCCGGAGTTCGAGGCTGGTTTCCAGTCGCTGGTCGAGCGGACCGACGCACTGACGGCGCTGTTTGATACGCACGGCGTCGGTGCGCAGCCCGCTGCGACCGCGCCTGATGACACGGTGGCGGCGGTTGAGGCGGTCGTCACTGCGCTGAATGACCTCGTCGATTTCGCCTCGACGCTCGGTGCCTACGTCCACGCGTTCGTCACGACCGACACCCGCGACGCGGTGGCGCAGGGTGCCAACTCGCGGCTGGAGCAGCAGTACACCCGCCTGTCATTGCTGGAGACGCGCTTCACCGCCTGGATTGGCGCGCTGGATGTTGACGCGCTCATCGCGGGCTCCACTATCGCCGCCGACCACGCATTCGCCTTGCGCCAGATCGCGCGTTCGGCGCAGCACCAGATGTCGCCGGACGAGGAGTCGCTGGCGGCCGAGCTGAGCCTGTCCGGCTCGGCGGCCTGGACGAAGCTGCAGGGCAACGTCTCGTCGCAAGTGCTCGTGCCGATCGAGCGCGATGGGGAGACGGTCGAGCTGCCGATGAGTGCGGTGCGCAATCTGGCCTACGATGCCGACCGCGATGTGCGCCGCAGCGCCTACGAGGCCGAGCTTGCGGCCTGGCGGCGGGTCGACGTGCCGATCGCCGGCGCGCTGAACGCGATCAAGTGGGAGTACGCCACGCTGGCGAAGCGGCGCGGCTGGTCGCCGCCGCTGGCGGTGTCGCTCTTCGACAGCCACATCGACCAGCAGACGCTGGATGCGATGATGACGGCTGCGCGCGAGGCGTTCCCCGACTTCCGGCGCTATCTGCACGACAAGGCGCACCTGCTCGGGTTGGAGCGGCTGGCCTGGTACGACCTGTTCGCCCCGGTCGGCGCGAGCAGTCGCACCTGGAACTGGGACGCCGCGACCGCCTTCGTCGTCGAGCGCTTTGCCGGTTTCTCGCCGCGCATGGGCGCACTGGCCGAACGCGCATTCAGCGAACGCTGGATCGATGCCGAGCCGCGCGTCGGCAAGCGTGATGGCGCCTACTGCATGCCGCTGCGCCGCGACGAGTCGCGCGTGTTTGCCAACTTCCAGCCGTCGTTTTCCGGCATGAGCACGCTGGCTCACGAGCTTGGCCACGCCTACCACAACCTGAATCTGGCCGGGCGGACTGCGCTGCAGCGCGAGATGCCGATGACGCTGGCCGAGACCGCCAGTATCTTCTGCGAGACAGTTATCCGCGATGCCGTGCTGGCTGAGTCGGACCGCGCCGAGCAACTGGCGATTATCGAGGCGTCGCTGCAGGGCAACTGCCAGATCGTCGTCGATATCACCAGCCGCTTCCTGTTCGAGCAGGCCGTCTTCGATGGGCGGGTCGAGCGCGAGCTGTCGGTTGCCGAGCTGTGCGACGCGATGACGACGGCGCAGCGCGAAACCTACGGCGATGGTCTGGACGATGTGGCTCTGCATCCCTACATGTGGGCGGCCAAGCCGCACTACTACAGCGGCGGGCGCGCCTTCTACAACTATCCGTATATGTTTGGTCTGCTCTTCGGGCTGGGCCTGTATGCGCGCTATCGGCAGGATCCGGCTGGGTTCCCCGAGCGCTACGACGCGCTGCTGTCGTCGACCGGCCTTGCCGACGCCGCCACGCTGGCGGCGCAGTTTGGCATCGACCTGCACGCCGTCGACTTCTGGCGCGCCAGCCTCGACATCATTCGGGGCGATATCGAGCGGTTTGCGGAACTGGTTGGGTAG
- a CDS encoding alpha/beta hydrolase, whose amino-acid sequence MSIAAVDLHAEVVGEGPAVLLLHGFSHGLAYWRAQRPVLAQTHRLILADLRGHGQSPAPDAAYGPAEHLADVVALLDRLDVPCVHIIGTHTGASVGLLMALEQPDRVASLVLEGAVIPGAPLASVDDALARERRIAAEQGLDAARADWFDLPFFDGARRGAAADEMRALIATFSGVPWQVAHPPQPVGPVVERFGEVRQPVALINGADDLPEFLDTARLLERSLPSANRYVIPDAGGFAAWERPEAVTPLLARILEAFD is encoded by the coding sequence GATTCAGCCACGGGCTGGCCTACTGGCGCGCGCAGCGGCCGGTGCTGGCGCAGACGCATCGGCTGATCCTGGCCGACCTGCGCGGGCACGGGCAGTCACCAGCGCCCGATGCGGCCTACGGCCCCGCCGAGCATCTGGCGGATGTCGTTGCGTTGCTCGATCGCCTGGACGTGCCTTGCGTCCACATCATCGGGACGCACACCGGCGCGAGTGTCGGGCTCCTGATGGCGTTGGAGCAGCCGGACCGCGTTGCATCTCTTGTATTGGAAGGCGCGGTCATTCCGGGTGCGCCGCTGGCGTCGGTCGATGACGCGCTGGCGCGCGAGCGGAGAATCGCTGCCGAGCAGGGGCTGGATGCCGCGCGAGCCGACTGGTTCGATCTGCCGTTCTTCGACGGTGCCCGGCGCGGTGCGGCGGCGGACGAGATGCGCGCGCTGATCGCCACGTTCTCCGGCGTGCCGTGGCAGGTCGCCCACCCGCCGCAGCCGGTCGGCCCGGTCGTCGAGCGCTTCGGCGAGGTCCGCCAGCCGGTGGCGCTGATCAATGGCGCGGACGACCTGCCCGAATTCCTCGACACCGCCCGACTCCTGGAGCGCAGCTTGCCGAGCGCCAATCGCTACGTCATCCCCGATGCCGGAGGCTTCGCCGCGTGGGAACGGCCGGAGGCGGTCACTCCGCTGCTGGCGCGGATCCTGGAAGCATTTGACTGA